One Dermacentor silvarum isolate Dsil-2018 chromosome 10, BIME_Dsil_1.4, whole genome shotgun sequence genomic window carries:
- the LOC119465856 gene encoding uncharacterized protein LOC119465856 codes for MIDVVKAKVRCWNARYGCDFSGPLRGLLDHFEQDCSFHAVTCPRCQNMQLRSKLAAHYRGGCVAPPTTTSRRSHQLVSGSASGGGRGAMPPAPIQDTLAAFESKMNELLEHTRALGTRTSLLQADMSNAREVLARLVPEAATGEGVDLLGGSSSVHISASRRIE; via the exons ATGATTGATGTCGTCAAGGCCAAG GTACGATGTTGGAACGCGAGGTACGGGTGTGACTTCAGTGGCCCACTGCGAGGTCTGCTGGATCACTTCGAGCAGGACTGCTCTTTCCACGCGGTCACTTGCCCGCGTTGTCAGAACATGCAACTGCGCTCAAAGCTGGCAGCCCATTACCGCGGTGGCTGCGTGGCACCTCCCACCACCACCTCCAGGCGGAGCCACCAACTCGTgagcggcagcgcctctggcggtggaCGAGGCGCAATGCCACCTGCTCCCATACAAGACACTCTTGCAG CGTTCGAGTCTAAGATGAACGAGCTACTGGAACACACGCGAGCGCTGGGCACCCGTACGTCGCTCCTTCAAGCTGACATGAGCAACGCCAGGGAGGTGCTGGCGAGGCTAGTCCCCGAAGCTGCCACCGGAGAAGGCGTCGACCTGCTGGGCGGCAGTTCTTCCGTCCATATCTCCGCATCTCGGCGAATCGAGTAA